Proteins encoded together in one Vigna angularis cultivar LongXiaoDou No.4 chromosome 5, ASM1680809v1, whole genome shotgun sequence window:
- the LOC108340288 gene encoding linoleate 13S-lipoxygenase 2-1, chloroplastic, with protein MQMQQIHASNSSPSYLIPHTPSVRGIPHHSFQLWSRPSSFPTQWKLKRVSHGCRNDVTKIKAVAVNKTETAVKVKAIVSVQPTIGGIFSSLAIDADDLTDLLGKSLLVELVSAELDPKTKLEKKTIKDFAHRTFRSTKEVRYLAEFEVPEDFGEVGAILVENEHRREMFVKEIVLDGFELGPIRFTCESWLHPKHENPVKRVFFPDKSYLPSETPEGVKRLREEELQHLRGNGQGQRKKFDRIYDYDVYNDLGDQDREPDLARPVLGGPEHPYPRRCRTGRPRSLKDPLSEERSSTVYVPRDECFSEVKQLTFNTKTLASGLQALVPALTALITDKDQPFHVFSDIDSLFDEGVSLPPGEVKISTLLPRIVSFIKEKGEDILRFEPPTTMDKDRFFWLRDEEFGRQTLAGLNPCCIKLVTEWPLKSKLDPEIYGPAESAITTELVEQEIKGYLPVEEAIKQKKLFILDYHDLLLPLVEEVRKIDGTTLYGSRALFFLTGSGTLRPLAIELTRPPMDGKPQWKKVFKPTWHSTGVWLWRLAKIHVLAHDTGYHQLISHWLRTHCATEPYIIAANRQLSAMHPIYRLLRPHFRYTMEINALAREALINAGGIIERCFTPMKHSVLLSSIVYDQEWQFDLQSLPKDLIHRGLAVEDPTAPHGLKLTIQDYPYANDGLDLWAAFKTWFTEYIDHYYADSNAIQSDTELQAWWEEVRTVGHGDKKDEPWWPVLKTKEDLVEIVTTIAWTTSGHHAAVNFGQFSFAGYFPNRPTIARTNMPSEDPSDPEWELFLKKPEVTMLKCFPSQFQATTVMTVLDILSNHSPDEEYIGAAVEPAWEQEPRVKAAFEKFKGRLMELEGVIDSRNADEMMRNRNGAGVVPYELLKPTSEAGVTGKGVPYSISI; from the exons ATGCAGATGCAACAAATTCATGCATCAAATTCAAGCCCAAGCTATCTCATCCCTCACACGCCAAGCGTCCGTGGCATACCTCATCATTCTTTTCAGCTGTGGTCAAGGCCATCATCTTTCCCAACCCAATGGAAGCTAAAAAGGGTGAGCCATGGTTGCAGAAATGATGTCACCAAAATCAAAGCTGTGGCTGTAAACAAAACTGAAACAGCTGTCAAAGTTAAAGCCATCGTAAGTGTTCAGCCAACGATCGGTGGGATTTTCTCATCATTGGCCATAGACGCCGATGATCTAACGGATTTGCTCGGAAAATCACTTCTCGTGGAACTTGTTAGCGCTGAGCTTGATCCCA AGACTAAATTAGAGAAGAAAACCATCAAAGATTTTGCCCACAGGACGTTTCGATCAACGAAAGAAGTTAGGTATTTGGCTGAGTTTGAAGTGCCAGAAGACTTCGGAGAGGTTGGCGCTATTTTGGTGGAGAACGAACATCGCAGGGAAATGTTCGTCAAAGAAATTGTCCTCGATGGCTTCGAATTGGGTCCCATTAGATTTACCTGCGAGTCATGGCTTCATCCCAAGCATGAAAACCCTGTCAAAAGAGTTTTTTTCCCCGACAAG TCATATTTGCCATCAGAAACTCCAGAAGGAGTGAAGAGgttaagagaagaagaactACAACATTTACGAGGGAATGGACAAGGTCAACGCAAGAAGTTTGACAGAATATACGATTACGATGTTTACAACGACCTCGGAGATCAAGATCGCGAGCCTGATCTCGCCAGACCGGTTCTTGGTGGCCCAGAACATCCATATCCTAGGCGTTGCAGAACAGGAAGACCTCGCTCCTTAAAAG ATCCGTTGTCGGAGGAAAGAAGTAGTACCGTGTACGTGCCTAGAGACGAATGCTTCTCCGAAGTAAAGCAATTAACGTTTAACACAAAGACGCTAGCTTCGGGATTGCAAGCGTTGGTACCGGCGCTGACGGCACTCATCACCGACAAGGACCAACCTTTTCATGTGTTCTCGGACATAGATTCTCTTTTCGACGAAGGAGTTAGCTTGCCTCCTGGAGAAGTCAAAATCAGCACTCTCTTGCCCAGAATCGTCAGTTTTATTAAGGAAAAAGGAGAGGACATTCTCCGTTTCGAGCCTCCCACAACAATGGACA AGGATAGATTCTTTTGGTTGAGGGACGAAGAATTTGGAAGACAGACTCTAGCGGGTCTTAACCCTTGTTGTATCAAGTTGGTCACG GAATGGCCATTGAAAAGCAAACTTGACCCTGAAATTTATGGCCCTGCGGAATCGGCCATCACAACTGAACTAGTTGAGCAGGAAATAAAAGGATATCTTCCAGTCGAAGAG GCCATAAAACAGAAGAAACTGTTCATCCTGGACTACCACGACTTGCTATTGCCATTAGTGGAGGAAGTGAGAAAAATAGATGGCACGACGCTATATGGATCAAGGGCATTGTTCTTCCTGACAGGCAGCGGCACTTTGAGACCACTGGCCATTGAGCTAACTCGGCCACCAATGGATGGAAAACCTCAGTGGAAGAAAGTCTTCAAACCCACCTGGCACTCAACCGGTGTATGGCTTTGGAGGCTCGCCAAAATCCATGTCCTAGCTCACGACACTGGTTACCACCAACTCATCAGTCACTG GCTAAGAACTCATTGTGCAACAGAGCCATACATTATAGCAGCAAACAGGCAACTGAGTGCAATGCATCCGATCTACAGATTACTACGTCCGCATTTCCGTTACACGATGGAGATCAACGCGCTTGCTCGAGAGGCTTTGATAAACGCCGGCGGAATAATAGAGAGATGTTTTACTCCGATGAAACACTCCGTTCTGCTAAGCTCAATCGTCTATGACCAAGAATGGCAATTTGATCTCCAATCCCTCCCCAAGGACCTCATTCACAGGGGCTTGGCCGTCGAGGACCCCACCGCCCCTCACGGCCTCAAACTCACCATCCAAGACTACCCTTATGCCAACGACGGCCTCGACCTCTGGGCGGCCTTCAAAACCTGGTTCACCGAATACATCGACCACTACTACGCCGACTCCAACGCTATTCAATCAGACACAGAACTCCAAGCCTGGTGGGAAGAGGTCAGAACCGTTGGACACGGCGACAAAAAGGATGAACCGTGGTGGCCGGTGCTGAAAACCAAAGAGGACCTCGTTGAGATTGTGACGACCATTGCGTGGACAACTTCGGGCCACCATGCTGCTGTGAACTTCGGACAATTCTCCTTCGCCGGCTATTTCCCCAACAGGCCAACCATTGCGCGTACCAACATGCCCTCCGAGGACCCTTCAGATCCGGAGTGGGAGCTGTTCTTGAAGAAACCAGAGGTGACTATGTTGAAGTGTTTTCCGTCGCAGTTTCAGGCCACCACGGTGATGACGGTGTTGGACATTCTGTCGAATCACTCGCCGGACGAGGAGTATATCGGGGCCGCAGTGGAGCCGGCGTGGGAGCAGGAGCCACGTGTGAAGGCGGCGTTTGAGAAGTTCAAAGGGAGATTGATGGAGCTTGAAGGGGTGATTGATAGCAGGAATGCTGATGAGATGATGAGGAACCGGAACGGCGCCGGGGTTGTGCCCTACGAACTTCTGAAGCCGACGTCGGAGGCCGGAGTTACCGGAAAGGGTGTTCCTTACAGCATCTCCATTTGA